One region of Solanum pennellii chromosome 6, SPENNV200 genomic DNA includes:
- the LOC107023766 gene encoding membrane steroid-binding protein 2-like — protein MALQQWDAWKESIIESTGLSPATIFTIVALAVAFYYAISGFFPSSDHAHHQRSRDFEEQTQVLPPPVQLGEVTEDELKEYDGSDPKKPLLMAIKGQIYDVSQSRMFYGPGGPYALFAGKDASRALAKLSFEEKDLTGDISGLGAFELDALQDWEYKFMSKYVKVGTVKQAVPVNDGQANDETIEATDGEAKPAEDDASGSAKPLEDDGPSKGSEAGADAPSETAAAESVVKSEADVDKKD, from the exons ATGGCCCTACAACAATGGGATGCCTGGAAAGAATCAATCATAGAATCCACGGGTCTATCTCCTGCAACTATTTTCACTATTGTTGCTTTAGCTGTTGCTTTCTACTATGCTATCTCGGGGTTTTTCCCCTCATCTGATCATGCTCACCACCAGAGGTCTAGAGACTTCGAGGAACAGACACAGGTTTTGCCTCCTCCTGTTCAACTTGGAGAAGTTACTGAAGATGAGTTGAAGGAATATGATGGGTCTGATCCCAAAAAGCCTCTGTTGATGGCTATTAAGGGTCAGATCTATGATGTTTCTCAGAGCAG AATGTTTTATGGACCTGGGGGACCTTATGCATTGTTTGCTGGAAAGGATGCTAGTAGAGCTCTTGCCAAGCTGTCCTTTGAGGAAAAAGATCTCACAGGGGATATTTCTGGCCTTGGTGCATTTGAGCTTGATGCCTTGCAAGATTGGGAGTACAAATTCATGAGCAAATACGTCAAAGTTGGTACTGTGAAGCAGGCAGTGCCAGTAAATGATGGGCAAGCTAATGACGAAACTATTGAAGCAACTGATGGTGAAGCTAAGCCAGCCGAGGATGATGCTTCAGGGAGTGCCAAGCCATTGGAAGATGATGGTCCATCAAAAGGTTCCGAGGCTGGTGCTGATGCCCCTTCAGAGACTGCTGCTGCTGAATCTGTGGTCAAATCTGAGGCTGATGTCGACAAGAAGGACTAA